In Granulicella sibirica, the following proteins share a genomic window:
- a CDS encoding manganese catalase family protein: MEHVPYLRQRQHRGGHVLQCRCRNNWPRTRRRLYNMTDDPGMKKMLAFNIARDTMPQQQWLAVLEELGPSALPIPNSFPQSKENQDYSYKFFITTTDGIGNQANQPWTSGPTPDGLGQFEPFIAGPLEGAEEPTLGFGRPDTFGQSEQALGTAAGFVSKGKDILDKVKDSF, translated from the coding sequence ATGGAACATGTCCCATATCTACGCCAGCGGCAACATCGCGGCGGACATGTACTGCAATGTCGCTGCCGAAACAACTGGCCGCGCACTCGCCGTCGCCTCTACAACATGACCGACGACCCCGGCATGAAGAAGATGCTAGCCTTCAATATCGCCCGAGACACCATGCCCCAGCAGCAATGGCTTGCTGTCCTAGAGGAGCTCGGACCCTCTGCTCTACCCATCCCCAACAGCTTCCCGCAGTCAAAGGAAAACCAGGACTACTCCTATAAGTTCTTCATTACCACCACTGATGGGATCGGGAACCAAGCCAACCAGCCCTGGACTTCAGGCCCAACACCTGACGGTCTCGGTCAGTTCGAGCCTTTCATCGCAGGCCCGCTCGAGGGCGCTGAAGAACCAACTCTCGGCTTTGGACGTCCCGACACATTCGGCCAGAGCGAACAGGCACTCGGAACGGCTGCCGGTTTCGTCAGTAAGGGAAAGGACATCCTCGACAAGGTTAAGGACTCCTTCTAA
- a CDS encoding ferritin-like domain-containing protein yields MGFITPNDYDDLRSLYTGQLQYLLSTENQIVKGLESMIDHAQDTQLKQAFQSHKQETEVQVQRLDKLISELTGDSDDKKDPIATALISSGVNIVRESSEGPVRDAGLLATAQKIEHYEIASYGAAIAWATTLGLTDHAALLEKTLEEEKHADHLLTTIAQRENVEAAAVSAQ; encoded by the coding sequence ATGGGTTTCATTACGCCGAATGACTACGATGATCTTCGCTCGCTATACACAGGCCAGTTGCAATATCTGCTGTCCACAGAAAACCAAATTGTCAAAGGACTGGAGAGCATGATCGACCATGCTCAGGACACTCAACTGAAGCAGGCTTTTCAGTCACACAAGCAGGAGACAGAAGTCCAGGTCCAACGCCTCGATAAGCTCATCTCTGAGCTGACCGGCGATTCGGACGATAAGAAAGATCCGATTGCCACAGCTCTGATCTCGTCCGGCGTAAACATTGTCCGCGAATCGAGCGAAGGCCCGGTACGAGACGCTGGGCTGTTGGCAACTGCTCAAAAGATTGAGCATTACGAGATAGCCTCCTATGGAGCTGCGATCGCGTGGGCCACGACCCTAGGCCTGACGGACCATGCCGCGCTGCTGGAGAAAACGCTTGAGGAAGAGAAACACGCCGACCATCTGCTCACAACGATTGCGCAGCGGGAGAACGTGGAAGCTGCCGCAGTGTCGGCTCAGTAA
- a CDS encoding cold shock domain-containing protein, translating to MAQYKGEVKWFNNAKGFGFLGREGGPDVFVHFSLIKSDGYKSLKEGRTVEFDIIQGTQGPQADNVTASAL from the coding sequence ATGGCGCAGTACAAAGGCGAGGTCAAATGGTTCAACAATGCCAAGGGATTCGGCTTCCTTGGGCGTGAGGGCGGCCCGGACGTTTTTGTCCATTTCAGCTTGATTAAGAGCGACGGCTACAAGTCGCTTAAAGAGGGACGGACGGTCGAGTTCGACATCATCCAAGGCACCCAGGGGCCACAAGCAGATAATGTAACGGCTTCGGCTCTTTAA
- the ligD gene encoding non-homologous end-joining DNA ligase, with product MKSKFVPLSKPLTFIESMECLPVTVVPEGATWTYEIKLDGFRLEVVRDGAETTLYSRNANILNDRFPYIAKALSGIPGGTILDGELVALGPDGRPSFNLLQNFRSAESQIIYYAFDILAYKNRDLTQFPLSERRGILASVVERQEHIDLSAVSQMSAKEMLAFVREQGLEGVVAKRSDSIYQPGQRTGAWSKHRINLGQEFVIGGYVPSNLGLDSIIIGFYRGKDLIYASRVRAGFVPATRRKVFEQIKHLTTPKCPFANLPEAASGRWGQGLTAEKMKECVWLKPEAVAQIEFLEWTGADHLRHTKFVALRDDKDPRKVVKET from the coding sequence TTGAAAAGCAAATTTGTCCCGCTGTCGAAGCCCCTCACCTTTATTGAATCCATGGAGTGTCTGCCGGTCACAGTCGTTCCCGAGGGCGCGACGTGGACCTATGAGATCAAATTGGATGGATTTCGCCTTGAAGTCGTTCGTGACGGAGCCGAGACAACCCTTTACTCGCGCAACGCGAACATTCTGAATGACCGGTTCCCATACATAGCTAAGGCACTAAGCGGCATTCCAGGCGGCACCATCCTGGACGGGGAACTTGTTGCTCTAGGGCCGGACGGCCGACCGAGCTTTAATCTGCTTCAGAACTTCCGCTCCGCAGAATCACAGATCATCTATTACGCCTTCGACATCTTGGCCTACAAGAACCGCGACCTCACGCAGTTCCCACTGTCTGAACGAAGGGGCATTCTGGCGTCTGTCGTAGAGCGTCAAGAGCACATTGATCTGTCCGCAGTGTCTCAGATGAGCGCCAAGGAAATGCTTGCCTTCGTCCGTGAGCAAGGACTGGAGGGTGTCGTTGCAAAGCGATCCGACAGCATTTATCAGCCAGGACAGCGCACCGGCGCATGGTCCAAGCACCGTATCAATCTCGGTCAGGAGTTTGTCATAGGCGGCTACGTGCCCAGCAATTTAGGACTGGATTCGATCATCATCGGCTTTTATCGAGGCAAAGATCTCATCTACGCCTCTCGGGTTCGTGCAGGATTTGTACCGGCAACACGTCGAAAAGTATTCGAGCAAATCAAACATCTCACCACGCCGAAGTGCCCCTTCGCGAACCTGCCCGAAGCGGCCAGCGGGCGATGGGGCCAGGGGCTCACAGCCGAGAAGATGAAAGAGTGCGTTTGGTTGAAGCCCGAGGCAGTCGCACAGATCGAGTTCCTGGAGTGGACCGGCGCAGATCATCTACGCCACACTAAATTCGTCGCACTGCGTGACGACAAAGACCCTCGGAAGGTCGTCAAGGAGACCTAA
- a CDS encoding DUF3606 domain-containing protein — translation MADDTTKRGAADRLRINVHESYELEYWSKELGVTPEKLRVLVKEHGVMAADVRKALGK, via the coding sequence ATGGCCGACGACACAACGAAACGGGGGGCGGCTGACCGTCTCCGCATCAACGTTCACGAATCCTACGAATTGGAATACTGGAGCAAAGAGCTCGGCGTAACTCCAGAAAAGCTCCGTGTACTGGTCAAAGAGCACGGTGTCATGGCAGCAGATGTAAGGAAGGCACTCGGCAAGTAG
- the mobF gene encoding MobF family relaxase: MLTISKAISPAQAQTYHSLEYTSDAQSYYKQDDTVKGEWQGKLAASLGLSGEVSPLEFSRLTEGKHPQTEEQMVKHREGKEYTNADGSVTKPVEHRAGWDATFSAPKSVSLTALVGGDDRVREAHRAAVTTALEELEKYTHARIGGNNPAEQTGKFIAAKFEHDTARPVNGYAAPQLHTHAIIFNVTERADGSTRALQPQALFESQNYATAVYQSALTYQLRRLGYEIEPGQSGAPEVKGYSQPYLDASSPRSQQIKEQMERAGFQGPEAAQIAAHATRDRKQTLTPAEVLAAHKEMAADFGNQPERVIAAARERALSQAQGSGLQGDARGAVAFAKEKVFEREAVADERIIMREALRRGMGEVSFSEVQTEFQRRREEGEFRSVQGQKHSSGRSFTTPQTIAAERANVQHVLDGRDAAKPMLSDRAAEKQAQSRDFLNDAQRTAIREVLTSTDRVHGFQGLAGTGKTSALSAIREGAEQGGYKVEGFAPTSKAAGQLREAGIEANTLQSFLARQKEPDPASKHLYMLDESSLASTKQMRAFLEKIRPEDRVLVIGDIRQHQGVDAGRPFQQMQEAGMQTSKLDTIMRQKDPELLRAVQHLATNETEKGIALLSEQGRVTQLANAPERIAAIARDYAAKPENTIIVSPDNRSRQQINEAVRGELLKTGTLAEDGRQFLTLSHRSDMTGPDRTWAAMYRPGDVVQYERGSKAEGIERNSFGVVRSSDATANRLTVEFPNGAAVEYDPRRVYGVNVYRETSREFATGDRLQFSALNKELGISNRDMGTISRIEPDRMTVLMDGKEKRSVSFSPEEFRQFDHGYAVTSHSSQGLTADRVIANIDTDSSRSLINSRLAYVAISRAAQDARIYTNDAETLGARLATDVTKTAALDFTTKVEKAEVVQTPKASKAVQVHEYNNADSRLAAVASEYVSRPERSVIVAPDRTEREELTQLIRADLYAQGKLGRDARAVPVLVEKDTGSKMRVESYQPGDKIHYKTGSPSLYGIPHDSEATVVSTKPRGNVLSVQLDATREEISYNPAQLRTQTRESRTYQEETREIAQGERIRFTSYDKETGVRAGDLGTVTRIGQDHSMTVKLDSGKTAEVSSEKSRNIDYGYAVDGVKNLRAERVIATGDGLSQQTFQGVPPKTDLALYTNQPQQEFSASKEIAAPELAQPVRQQHDFGIGF; encoded by the coding sequence ATGCTCACCATTTCTAAAGCCATCAGCCCGGCTCAGGCGCAGACGTACCATAGTCTGGAATACACCAGCGACGCCCAGAGCTATTACAAGCAGGACGACACGGTAAAGGGAGAGTGGCAAGGGAAACTTGCCGCCTCCCTCGGCCTCTCCGGAGAGGTTTCGCCACTGGAGTTCTCCCGTCTGACGGAAGGCAAGCATCCGCAGACTGAAGAACAGATGGTGAAGCACCGGGAAGGGAAGGAGTACACCAACGCGGACGGCAGCGTTACCAAGCCCGTTGAGCACCGGGCCGGATGGGACGCGACGTTCTCCGCCCCCAAGTCGGTCTCATTGACCGCTCTGGTAGGTGGCGACGACCGCGTGAGGGAGGCTCACCGTGCCGCTGTGACAACAGCACTTGAAGAGCTGGAGAAATACACGCACGCGCGGATCGGCGGCAACAATCCCGCCGAACAGACCGGGAAGTTCATCGCGGCGAAGTTCGAGCACGACACCGCGCGGCCAGTGAACGGCTACGCAGCGCCCCAGCTCCACACGCACGCCATCATCTTCAATGTCACCGAACGTGCGGACGGTTCGACTCGCGCCCTACAGCCCCAGGCTCTCTTCGAGTCGCAGAACTATGCCACCGCTGTTTACCAGTCGGCTCTCACCTACCAGCTCCGCAGGCTGGGTTATGAGATCGAGCCAGGGCAGAGCGGCGCACCTGAAGTAAAGGGCTACTCCCAGCCATACCTTGACGCGTCGAGCCCACGCTCTCAGCAGATCAAAGAGCAGATGGAGCGTGCCGGGTTCCAAGGACCAGAGGCCGCGCAAATCGCCGCGCATGCGACGCGCGATCGCAAGCAGACCCTCACGCCCGCCGAGGTGTTGGCCGCGCATAAGGAGATGGCCGCGGACTTCGGCAACCAGCCTGAACGAGTCATCGCGGCAGCGCGGGAACGCGCATTAAGCCAGGCTCAAGGAAGCGGCTTGCAGGGCGATGCTCGCGGAGCCGTGGCCTTCGCCAAGGAGAAGGTTTTCGAGCGCGAGGCCGTCGCCGATGAGCGGATCATCATGCGCGAGGCCCTGCGCCGAGGTATGGGCGAAGTCAGCTTTTCCGAAGTCCAGACCGAGTTCCAGCGGCGACGAGAGGAAGGTGAGTTCCGCTCTGTCCAGGGCCAGAAGCACAGTTCCGGCCGCAGCTTCACCACTCCCCAGACCATTGCGGCTGAGCGCGCGAACGTGCAACACGTCTTGGACGGAAGAGACGCGGCAAAACCGATGCTGAGTGATCGAGCAGCCGAGAAGCAGGCCCAATCCCGCGATTTTCTGAACGACGCGCAGCGCACGGCCATCCGCGAGGTGCTGACAAGTACCGACCGGGTACACGGATTTCAGGGGCTTGCGGGCACCGGAAAAACGAGCGCCCTTTCGGCCATCCGCGAGGGTGCGGAGCAGGGCGGCTACAAGGTCGAAGGCTTCGCCCCGACCTCTAAAGCGGCAGGCCAGCTCCGCGAAGCCGGGATCGAAGCGAATACGCTTCAGAGCTTCCTTGCACGGCAGAAGGAGCCCGACCCTGCCAGCAAACATCTCTACATGCTGGACGAATCCAGTCTCGCCAGCACCAAGCAGATGCGAGCTTTCCTGGAGAAGATACGCCCGGAGGACCGCGTTCTCGTAATCGGTGACATACGCCAGCATCAGGGCGTCGATGCGGGCCGACCCTTCCAGCAGATGCAGGAAGCTGGCATGCAGACTTCCAAGCTGGACACCATCATGAGGCAGAAAGACCCCGAACTGCTTCGCGCCGTGCAGCACCTCGCCACGAACGAAACGGAGAAGGGAATCGCCCTGCTTTCCGAGCAAGGACGGGTCACCCAGCTTGCCAACGCGCCAGAGCGCATCGCGGCGATCGCGCGGGACTACGCTGCGAAACCAGAGAACACCATCATCGTCTCCCCAGACAATCGCAGCCGCCAGCAGATCAATGAAGCTGTGCGCGGCGAGCTGCTGAAGACCGGAACGCTCGCCGAGGACGGCCGCCAGTTCCTTACACTTTCTCATCGCTCGGATATGACCGGCCCCGACCGCACCTGGGCGGCGATGTACCGTCCCGGCGATGTTGTCCAGTACGAGCGCGGCAGCAAAGCCGAAGGGATCGAGCGCAACAGCTTCGGCGTTGTGCGGTCGAGTGATGCGACCGCCAACCGTCTGACCGTGGAGTTTCCAAACGGCGCAGCCGTGGAGTACGACCCAAGGCGTGTCTATGGCGTGAACGTTTATCGCGAGACCAGTCGCGAGTTCGCAACGGGCGACCGGCTGCAATTCTCTGCATTGAATAAAGAGCTCGGCATCTCGAACCGCGACATGGGCACCATCAGCAGGATCGAGCCCGACCGTATGACCGTCCTTATGGATGGCAAGGAAAAGCGTTCCGTCAGCTTCAGCCCTGAAGAGTTCCGGCAGTTCGACCACGGCTACGCCGTCACGTCGCACAGCTCCCAGGGACTCACGGCAGACCGCGTGATAGCCAATATCGACACCGACTCTTCGCGCAGCCTCATCAACAGCCGCCTCGCTTATGTAGCCATCTCACGCGCGGCCCAGGACGCGAGGATTTACACGAACGACGCTGAAACGTTGGGTGCGCGGCTCGCTACGGATGTAACCAAGACGGCCGCGCTCGACTTCACAACCAAGGTTGAAAAGGCCGAAGTCGTACAGACCCCCAAAGCTTCAAAGGCCGTCCAGGTCCACGAGTACAACAATGCCGACTCACGGCTCGCCGCCGTTGCCAGCGAGTACGTTAGCCGTCCAGAGCGCAGCGTGATCGTCGCTCCCGATCGCACGGAGCGCGAGGAGCTGACGCAGCTCATCCGTGCCGACCTCTACGCGCAGGGCAAACTCGGCCGGGACGCGCGAGCTGTCCCGGTCCTAGTGGAGAAAGACACCGGCAGCAAAATGCGCGTGGAGAGCTATCAACCCGGAGACAAGATCCACTATAAGACCGGCAGCCCCAGCCTTTATGGCATCCCCCACGACAGTGAGGCCACGGTCGTATCCACGAAGCCGCGCGGCAACGTCCTTTCGGTTCAGCTCGACGCGACGCGCGAGGAAATCTCCTACAACCCGGCGCAGCTCCGCACGCAAACGCGCGAGAGCCGGACCTACCAAGAGGAAACCCGCGAAATCGCGCAGGGTGAGCGCATTCGCTTTACCAGCTATGACAAGGAGACCGGCGTCCGCGCCGGTGACCTCGGCACCGTAACTCGCATCGGTCAGGACCACTCCATGACGGTGAAGCTCGATTCCGGCAAGACCGCAGAGGTCTCTTCAGAGAAATCCCGCAACATCGACTACGGCTACGCCGTCGATGGCGTGAAGAACCTCCGCGCGGAACGCGTGATCGCCACAGGCGATGGCCTTTCCCAACAGACCTTCCAGGGCGTTCCTCCGAAAACGGATCTCGCTTTGTACACCAACCAGCCGCAGCAGGAGTTTTCTGCTTCCAAAGAAATCGCGGCGCCTGAACTTGCACAGCCTGTCCGGCAGCAGCACGACTTCGGCATCGGCTTCTGA
- a CDS encoding type IV secretion system DNA-binding domain-containing protein, producing MNDKQKWGRKETIVWPPHAPIYTFIALALGVFVTILFVWQFLRFSETPLRRDYTTTYIRSLVGATFKQHGKYRLLYVGGGKAAPRPALPADFVPGETKLPNGAISPVDLSQAARHQGFTVFYKGPEKDYNDAALSRWLRTVYFDGQGLLDIYGTSLAEGFVVLVIALVFAGRADVKRFRELKYGRRLKGPVMTTPANFNKALQADGLAIETAEKRSFFRKPTQLRIPKSAEAKHIQIMGDTGTGKSTLIKQLLQQIADRGEIAIVYDPAGEFTESFYKESRKDWILNPLDERTPYWTPSSELRNPAEARTIAASMYQPREDKRGEFFTDTPQKIFAHLLKYKPSPEELVEWMSNEDEIDRRLKGTELANFAPKDAPQQRSGVLGSLGLVADSLRLLPTREEAQGREWCATEWADKREGWIFLTSTEAEQEALRPLHSLWIDLLVLRLLTKPKPGQKKVWLVIDELASLQRLPQFHTALTKGRKSDNPIVFGYQGKAQLETIYGHLAEVMLSQPTTKFILRTAEPNAAKWAAEMIGEVEIERVRETVADGKRQGKSFTLDRQIEPLVMKSEVEGLPDLHAFVKINNYVSRFSFPPMSLPKIANALQPRKIAPHKMWFNPLAPEPAAAPQPPEKPVSEPEKPASKGAPVKEAEALVPKLEVPKVVPPSPLQEQPLSQNL from the coding sequence ATGAACGACAAGCAGAAGTGGGGCCGCAAAGAGACTATTGTTTGGCCGCCGCACGCACCCATTTATACGTTCATCGCCTTGGCTCTGGGTGTATTCGTAACGATCCTCTTCGTTTGGCAGTTTCTCCGCTTCTCTGAGACTCCATTGAGGCGGGACTATACGACGACCTATATCCGGTCGCTCGTCGGGGCGACGTTCAAGCAGCACGGCAAGTACCGGCTGCTCTATGTGGGCGGCGGCAAAGCCGCGCCCAGGCCTGCCCTGCCGGCCGATTTTGTTCCAGGCGAAACCAAGCTGCCCAACGGTGCCATCTCCCCGGTCGATCTGTCTCAGGCCGCGCGGCATCAGGGTTTCACGGTGTTCTACAAAGGACCGGAAAAGGACTACAACGACGCCGCTCTCAGCCGGTGGCTCCGCACCGTCTACTTCGACGGTCAAGGGCTGCTCGACATCTACGGCACGTCCTTAGCCGAGGGGTTTGTCGTCCTGGTGATCGCCCTTGTCTTTGCCGGCCGCGCGGACGTGAAACGCTTTCGAGAGTTGAAGTATGGACGCCGCCTGAAGGGTCCGGTCATGACGACGCCTGCCAACTTCAACAAGGCGTTGCAGGCGGATGGGCTCGCAATCGAGACCGCCGAAAAGCGTTCCTTTTTTCGGAAACCGACGCAGCTCCGCATTCCCAAGAGCGCCGAGGCGAAGCACATCCAGATCATGGGCGACACCGGGACCGGTAAGTCAACTTTGATAAAACAGCTCCTCCAGCAGATCGCCGACCGAGGCGAAATTGCCATCGTCTACGACCCCGCAGGGGAGTTCACAGAGAGCTTTTACAAAGAAAGCCGGAAGGACTGGATTCTGAATCCGCTCGATGAGAGAACGCCGTACTGGACGCCATCGAGTGAGCTGAGGAACCCGGCTGAGGCGCGCACGATCGCTGCCTCCATGTATCAGCCACGCGAAGATAAGCGCGGCGAGTTCTTCACCGACACGCCGCAAAAGATCTTCGCCCATCTTCTGAAGTACAAACCCTCGCCGGAGGAATTGGTGGAGTGGATGTCGAACGAGGATGAGATCGACCGGCGTCTGAAGGGGACCGAGCTTGCGAACTTTGCACCCAAGGATGCACCGCAGCAGCGGAGCGGCGTACTCGGTTCATTAGGCCTCGTTGCCGACAGCCTGCGTCTCCTGCCCACCCGCGAAGAGGCACAGGGGCGCGAGTGGTGCGCCACCGAATGGGCCGACAAGCGCGAGGGGTGGATCTTCCTCACGTCTACCGAAGCCGAGCAGGAGGCGTTGCGCCCGCTGCATTCGCTCTGGATCGACCTGTTGGTGTTGCGCCTGCTGACGAAGCCAAAGCCGGGACAGAAGAAGGTGTGGCTGGTGATCGACGAGCTGGCCAGCCTGCAGCGGCTCCCGCAGTTCCACACGGCACTGACCAAGGGTCGCAAGAGCGACAATCCCATCGTCTTCGGCTACCAGGGCAAGGCCCAGCTCGAAACCATCTACGGCCATCTCGCCGAGGTCATGCTTTCGCAGCCCACCACTAAGTTCATCCTCCGCACCGCCGAGCCGAACGCCGCGAAGTGGGCGGCCGAGATGATCGGCGAGGTTGAGATCGAGCGTGTCCGTGAGACGGTCGCGGACGGGAAGCGCCAGGGCAAGAGCTTCACGCTCGATCGTCAGATCGAGCCGCTGGTGATGAAGTCTGAGGTAGAAGGTCTGCCCGACCTCCACGCCTTCGTGAAGATCAACAACTACGTTTCGCGCTTCTCGTTTCCACCCATGAGCCTTCCAAAGATCGCAAACGCGTTGCAACCTCGCAAGATCGCTCCACACAAGATGTGGTTCAATCCGTTGGCACCGGAACCTGCAGCGGCACCGCAGCCTCCCGAGAAGCCAGTCAGCGAACCGGAGAAACCCGCCAGCAAGGGCGCTCCGGTCAAAGAGGCCGAGGCCCTGGTCCCCAAGCTGGAAGTTCCAAAGGTGGTCCCCCCGTCGCCGCTTCAGGAACAGCCCCTTTCACAGAATCTCTAG
- a CDS encoding CpaF family protein, protein MSEPKSPESGWEKVLPFFEAEIQALILDPTISDLMINGTTGIYADRGGVIEHIELKNEYSVERLEAAIQRVARLMGQDLTQQNPILNTRMPDGSRVAVVGAPSAIGGPTLTIRKFNRWYSTDELIASGSMPSGVRDRVVSFLMDKKNGIIAGGTGSGKTTLMKAILDHVPATDRLIVIEQVAELRVLQPNAVRWEAVDAIPGQAAIPPSALLAAALRHRPDRIIFGEIRDECANDLLQAMNTGHGGTLTTLHAKSAWDALSRLSNLALSARANINHGFIRSETAEAIDFVLYCERQPSGKRRVRELIAVTGYDFATQAFLTEDLYKAPNSSTVSH, encoded by the coding sequence ATGAGCGAGCCCAAGTCTCCTGAGAGTGGATGGGAAAAGGTGTTGCCGTTCTTTGAGGCGGAAATTCAGGCGCTCATTCTCGATCCGACCATAAGCGATTTGATGATCAACGGAACGACAGGAATCTATGCAGATCGTGGTGGGGTTATCGAGCATATCGAGCTGAAGAACGAATACAGCGTCGAGCGTCTGGAGGCGGCGATCCAGCGTGTGGCCCGGCTCATGGGCCAGGATCTCACTCAACAAAACCCGATCCTGAATACGCGTATGCCGGATGGCTCTCGTGTCGCCGTGGTCGGAGCACCCTCTGCGATAGGTGGTCCGACACTCACGATAAGAAAATTCAATCGTTGGTACAGCACAGATGAGTTGATTGCGAGCGGCAGTATGCCATCAGGCGTGCGGGATCGTGTCGTTAGCTTCCTGATGGATAAGAAGAACGGCATCATCGCGGGCGGAACCGGATCCGGGAAGACGACCTTGATGAAAGCCATCCTTGACCACGTTCCCGCAACCGACAGGTTGATCGTAATCGAGCAGGTTGCGGAGCTTCGAGTTCTTCAGCCAAATGCAGTGAGATGGGAGGCTGTAGACGCAATTCCAGGTCAGGCAGCAATCCCGCCAAGCGCACTTTTAGCAGCGGCACTCCGGCACAGACCCGATCGGATCATCTTCGGTGAGATTCGCGACGAGTGCGCCAACGATCTACTCCAAGCGATGAACACCGGACACGGCGGCACCCTCACCACGTTGCACGCGAAATCAGCATGGGATGCACTCAGCAGACTATCGAATCTCGCACTCAGCGCACGCGCGAACATCAACCACGGTTTTATCCGTTCCGAGACCGCAGAGGCAATCGACTTCGTTCTCTACTGCGAACGTCAACCGAGCGGCAAACGGCGCGTACGCGAGCTAATTGCCGTCACCGGCTATGACTTTGCCACACAAGCGTTTCTCACGGAAGACCTCTACAAGGCTCCGAATAGCTCGACAGTGAGCCACTGA
- a CDS encoding VirB8/TrbF family protein translates to MSTQAQSISSLTLRQHVEADQIANEVYAAHYRERSIARLAIGTLTALSLALTAGIVLISSRPTLNRYVRIDDAGRAQAIQYSDLNYSPREGEIRTYLTDWINYRHTLNRETIAKKYPMNYYFLSGPLASQLINDDNNNHLTTQVIGGQLEPSEVQVNNVTITSMTQERISNAVVSRGTALVTFDRIYSSQHSQQPRTEHWISSITYYVNPAQVSDHAKTNPQYETINPLGVTITEFHENRVSVDQTPQGSTYRAQEKP, encoded by the coding sequence ATGTCCACACAAGCCCAGTCAATTAGCTCACTCACACTCCGGCAGCACGTCGAGGCCGACCAGATCGCCAACGAGGTATATGCAGCCCATTACAGGGAGCGGAGCATCGCAAGGTTGGCAATCGGGACTCTTACGGCTCTCTCTCTTGCTCTCACTGCTGGCATCGTCCTGATTTCAAGCCGCCCCACCTTGAATCGTTATGTCCGAATCGATGACGCGGGCCGTGCCCAGGCCATCCAGTACAGCGATTTGAACTACAGCCCGCGCGAGGGGGAGATCAGAACGTACCTCACCGATTGGATCAATTACCGGCACACCCTCAACAGGGAGACCATCGCGAAGAAATACCCGATGAACTACTACTTCCTATCCGGCCCGCTTGCTTCGCAGCTCATCAATGACGACAACAACAATCACCTTACGACGCAGGTGATCGGCGGCCAGCTAGAGCCGAGCGAAGTGCAGGTTAATAACGTGACCATCACTTCGATGACGCAAGAGCGAATTTCTAATGCAGTCGTCTCGCGTGGAACGGCGCTAGTGACGTTCGACCGCATCTACTCCTCGCAACATTCGCAGCAGCCGCGCACAGAGCATTGGATTTCTTCAATCACGTACTACGTGAACCCGGCGCAAGTCAGCGACCACGCCAAGACGAACCCTCAGTACGAGACCATCAACCCGCTTGGAGTGACCATCACCGAGTTCCACGAAAACCGCGTCTCGGTCGATCAGACACCGCAGGGTTCCACGTATCGCGCCCAGGAGAAGCCATGA